The region ACCCCCTTACAATAGACTTTGGCCCTGCCGGTTACCGGCGGGGCCACTTTTTTTGACGCGTAGCTGTCCTGGCGTTAACTTTACACTGCGATTTCTATCGTTTAGACTGACACATATGTGACAGGATTACAGGAATATAAGGGGAGATCTCATAATGATTCTATTTCAGAACGGGGACCTCAGTGTCCGCAGGCTGGAACAGCAAGATGCGCCGCTGCTCGTACGATGGCTCTCAGACCCGGAGGTGCTGGAATATTACGGGGGCCGTGACCTTCCGCATGATCAGGAGCTGGTGCAGACGACTTTTTATAATCATGAGGAAGAGGAGATTCATCGGGCAATTGTGCAGTTCAAAGGCAGGGACATAGGCTATATCCAGTTCTATCCTGTCGGCAGGGAAGAGCTGATAGAGTACGGTTACGCAGAGTATATGGGAAAAGTCTACGGTATGAATCAATTCATCGGTGAGCCGCAGAGCTGGAACCAAGGCATTGGTTCACTATTAGTAGGCGGGATGGTGAAGCATCTGATTGAAGTGGAGCAGGCAGACCTGATTGTCATGGACCCGCAGTGCTGGAATCATAGGGCACTCAGAGTCTACGAGAAAAACGGATTTGTCCGCGGCAAGCTTTTACCGGAGCATGAACTGCATGAAGGAAAGTGGAGAGACTGTTGGCTCCTTACGTATAAGGCTGCGCATTAATCTAACATACATATAAGGAGATGCTGTTCATGAAGAATCAATATACCGTCCTGGGAGCTGCTCTGATTCTGGGCCTGTGTCTGGTTGCCGGCAGCTTTGTGATCGGTGATCGGATTAGGGCGGGTTATGAGACGCAACTGCCGGCACCTGCCGGAGCGCAGACGGAGAGCCAAGCTGAGGATCATCCGTTAATGACACTTGCAGAGACTGCGCAGTTCCTGCGGCTGAGTGAAGATCAGGTGAAGAATATTATGAAGGCGGAAAATGCAATGTTGCGTAATGACGGACCCTTCGAGGGGACGAAGCTCCCTTATCTCAGAATAGATAATGAGTTCCTGTTCAATAAGCAGCAGTTAACCGTCTGGATTCTGGCTGCTTCGCAGGAGCATAGGGTATACGCGGGGGCGAAGCTGGCCGGGAATTAAGGATCGCTACAGAGTGGAGGGAAGGGCAGAATGAAATTTTTCACAATACCCTGGTATGAAGAAATGCAGGTGCGCGGGTTCATGGTCTTCCCGGAGACAGAGCAGGATTGGGTGGAGGATGTGGCCTGGCATGTGGCGGAAGGGATCAGCTACGAGGAGCGGGCCAAGGATTGTCTGGAATATATGAAAAAAGATCTGCTGAAATATCTTCCCGGGTACTTCCACGCTTCGATACATGACGGAACGATAAATTCCACCTATCCTGCGTCTGAGTTCAAGGAACGGGCCTTGCAGTGGGGCAGGGAATACGATGAACGGATGCAGGTGCTTTTCAGGGAATACCGCAAAGGGTACGAAGCTGTTAAGCATGAACTCCCGGAGGGCGCGGTACAGCTAGTCGAGAAGAGTCTGCATGATGCAAGAGTAATCTCTTATGCCATACCTGCAGAAGGGGTGCTGGAGATGATTCTGGACTGCGGCGGGGCAATGCATTACCAGTGTGAGGTGAAGCTAACGTTCAGCGGTGTGAGCGGACTGCGCTTGCCAGAGCCGCTGGAGAAGAAGTATTGGCTGTATGACGAGATCTATGCCGTGGAGCAGGGGTTCGAGCTACGGGTTCTGATGGATTCCCCGCCGAGTGAACTAAGAATTACTGCACAGGATGTATCGATAGAGATCCTTGGGGAACCTAAGTATATGGAATGACTGTGCTTTCGGAGTTTAGTAGAGCATCAGATTAAAAAGGATGGATAAGCTTGTTAAACCCTATCGACCCAAAATCTAACGGACCGGAGAGATCTTATCCCCGCGAAAGCGCCACTTTTTGCAGCTTAACGGACTCCGTGGAGCTTATAGTCTCTCCATGAGACATTTCGGAGTTGACGTGCAAAGGATAAGGCCTGTGTAGTCCGTTACTTGCCCCATTGGCGACTTTCTTCCCAGATAAGAGCACCTCAGTCCGTTACGCTACGCCAAACGCCCCTGAAGAACAACGCCCGCTTGGAAAAAGATGAAATTCGAAGCGGAATTTCGTCTGCTCCACTATTTTAAATCTGATAAGGTACTGGCCTGTTGGCTGGGCTTTTTTGTTGGACATGACCTGTATTATAAAAGTAATTGACAAACATATATAATGCTACTAATATTAAGTAAGTTAGTATGTAACGGAAATCGAAATTACCTTTGCATGGACAGGATAGGAACAGTTAACACTAACCGTTAATATGCACCGGGGATTGTATTTGAATTAGCATACATTTATTTCAGGAGGGATTCCTATGACAACAACAGCTATTTTACCGCAACAACTGGAAATTGGACTTGTACAGATTCGTGTAAGTAATTTGGAGCGCTCGCTCAGCTTTTACCAGAATGTGATAGGACTGAAAATCCTGCGGCAGCAAGGGCGAACGGCAGAGCTGACGGCGGACGGCCAGCAGGTGCTGCTGGTTCTGCGGGAGATTGAGCAGGCTCAGGTGCTGCGCCGGAACTCGGTAGCCGGACTGTACCATTTTGCAATTCTGCTGCCGGACCGCCCCTCTCTGGGACTGGTGCTGCGCAATCTGATCGACTCCGGGATATCGGTCGGACAGGGGGATCATCTGGTCAGCGAAGCTCTGTACATCGAAGACCCTGACCATAACGGAATCGAGCTGTACCGCGACCGCCCCCGTGACACCTGGAAGTATGAAGCAACAGGCGAGGTGGTCATGACCACAGATCCGGTGGATGTGGACGGTCTGCTGGCTGCCTCGGAAGGACTGAGCTGGACCGGGCTGCCTGCCGGCACTGTAATGGGTCATGTTCACTTCCATGTGGGCGATCTGGCAGAGGCCAAGAAATTCTACGTGGATGCGCTTGGATTCGCGGTGACCGCCCATTATGGCGATGCGGCCATGTTCATTTCGGCTGGAGGCTATCATCATCATATGGGACTGAATACCTGGGCTGGCAAGGGGGCTCCTGCGGCTCCGGCGAATGCGGCGGGTATCGATTATTTTACACTATTGCTCCCTGACATTCAGGAAGTGCATGAAGTGGCTGAACGTGTGAAGCGTGCCGGATACCGTGTTGAAGAAGAAGGCGGTATAGTCACTCTGTGGGACCCGTGGAATATTGGCATACAGCTGCTAGTGAAACGCTAAAATAAAAGGGCGGACAGCATCACGTTACTATTTACTGCTAGACACGCGGCGGACAGCCGTGAATGATAAGGCAACGGAAGGTACGGGCGGAGAATCATAATTTCCGTGGTGCCTTCCGTTTGTTGACGTTAGCCGGGTCACTGCAATATTATAATTGATTATCAGACGGGGAGATGATGGGCTTGGAGACTTTTCTGGCTGTGCTGTTAATGCTTGGATTAATCGCCGTATCGAATATCTTGAACCGCTTCATTCCGTTTGTCCCCGTTCCCCTGATTCAGATCGGACTTGGAATCATTGCTGCACTCATTCCGACGGGAATACATATGCACTTCGAGCCTGAGCTGTTTTTTGTATTATTCATCGCTCCGCTGCTCTTCAATGACGGGCGGCGGACACCGCGCGGTGAGCTGTGGAACCTTAGGGCCCCCATTTTGCTGCTGGCGCTTGGACTTGTGTTTGTCACGGTATTTGTAGCGGGCTATGCAATTAACTGGATGATTCCCTCGATTCCGCTGGCGGCATCCTTCGCTCTGGCGGCTATTCTGTCTCCTACCGATGCGGTCGCGGTGAGTGCGCTGGCTGGAAGGGTTCATCTTCCCAAAAGCATCCACCGGATTCTCGAAGGAGAATCGCTGATGAACGATGCTTCCGGCCTGGTCGCCTTTAAATTCGCGATTGCAGCCATGGTTACCGGTGTGTTCTCTCTGCCTAAGGCCTCGCTCAGCTTTGTGCTGATTGCCGCAGGGGGACTGCTGCTTGGGGCAGTGCTGTCGTTCCTGCTGATCCGGCTCAGCGTGTTCATCCGCAGGTTCGGCATGGAGGATGTGACGATCCATGTTCTGCTGCAGATCCTTACCCCGTTTATTATTTATCTGATCAGTGAGGAGATCGGGGTCTCAGGCATCCTGGCCGTTGTGGCAGGGGGAGTCATGTATGCCATTGAGAAGGACCGGGCAGTCTCTCCGCAATATAAGCTTCAACTGGTATCTGCCAGTACCTGGTCAGTACTGC is a window of Paenibacillus sp. FSL H3-0469 DNA encoding:
- a CDS encoding VOC family protein, with product MTTTAILPQQLEIGLVQIRVSNLERSLSFYQNVIGLKILRQQGRTAELTADGQQVLLVLREIEQAQVLRRNSVAGLYHFAILLPDRPSLGLVLRNLIDSGISVGQGDHLVSEALYIEDPDHNGIELYRDRPRDTWKYEATGEVVMTTDPVDVDGLLAASEGLSWTGLPAGTVMGHVHFHVGDLAEAKKFYVDALGFAVTAHYGDAAMFISAGGYHHHMGLNTWAGKGAPAAPANAAGIDYFTLLLPDIQEVHEVAERVKRAGYRVEEEGGIVTLWDPWNIGIQLLVKR
- a CDS encoding GNAT family N-acetyltransferase, which gives rise to MILFQNGDLSVRRLEQQDAPLLVRWLSDPEVLEYYGGRDLPHDQELVQTTFYNHEEEEIHRAIVQFKGRDIGYIQFYPVGREELIEYGYAEYMGKVYGMNQFIGEPQSWNQGIGSLLVGGMVKHLIEVEQADLIVMDPQCWNHRALRVYEKNGFVRGKLLPEHELHEGKWRDCWLLTYKAAH
- a CDS encoding DUF4085 family protein, which encodes MKFFTIPWYEEMQVRGFMVFPETEQDWVEDVAWHVAEGISYEERAKDCLEYMKKDLLKYLPGYFHASIHDGTINSTYPASEFKERALQWGREYDERMQVLFREYRKGYEAVKHELPEGAVQLVEKSLHDARVISYAIPAEGVLEMILDCGGAMHYQCEVKLTFSGVSGLRLPEPLEKKYWLYDEIYAVEQGFELRVLMDSPPSELRITAQDVSIEILGEPKYME